In Haematobia irritans isolate KBUSLIRL chromosome 1, ASM5000362v1, whole genome shotgun sequence, a genomic segment contains:
- the LOC142222078 gene encoding ATP-binding cassette sub-family G member 5 isoform X1: MKMIGSDYVLEAHNIFHTTEVDGGGCFNGAGSSALVLKGVNLTVHSGEVMAILGSKGSGKRALLDVIARRAEGSTRGQVLLNGSPLTKALFQQRCGYVTQSCTFIPGLTVAQTLHYTPTILSGYLKSSKVRQVLADLALSQVAHKRVEYLNISEARRLSIGIQLVRDPVMLLLDEPTQGLDPLSAYLLISILSNTAKKTGCGILLSLEKPRSDVFPFLDRALFLCLGGVVYSGGTRAMLEYFHGIGFPCPQLENPLMYYLCLSTVDRRSRDRFVESSQQIEALVERFSRETPMSDGPVNNMGSGKVPLAYGKPGELKVWVMLYLKLLASTFACGTAGMKTLFLRLFILPLAMSLMWLFYTNVGDDSHGFFTKNGLILNVIGLAYGCGILCTITLFPIWRKRFSQDTPEGLYSGATLLIAYNSVSIPFSLISSIVASVVIYPLLLDSKFPNGTTFAYLMVALWSSFVLAEQLSISFLLVVKVPFNAAIAVTYILVISIALASGTVRSFKGLQPWLQDNTKGTHTRYASSLLHSITIQTRNMNCTPTASVICPKPADFLHERLGLADPDETIDVVASCAFAVGLAAFNMLLYMFPIPRCVRQKFRD; the protein is encoded by the exons atgaaaatgaTTGGCAGCGATTATGTGTTGGAAGCTCACAATATTTTTCACACCACCGAG GTTGATGGTGGTGGTTGTTTTAATGGAGCCGGTAGTTCAGCTTTAGTTCTAAAAGGCGTGAATTTAACTGTTCACAGTGGTGAAGTCATGGCTATATTGGGTTCGAAAG gcAGTGGAAAACGTGCACTTTTGGATGTTATTGCCCGTAGAGCTGAAGGTTCAACGAGAGGTCAAGTTTTACTTAATGGTTCGCCATTGACAAAGGCTTTGTTTCAACAACGATGTGGTTATGTTACACAATCATGCACTTTTATACCAGGATTAACAGTTGCTCAAACCCTACACTATACTCCTACAATA ctttCAGGATATTTAAAAAGCTCAAAAGTGCGTCAAGTATTAGCCGATTTGGCTTTATCACAGGTTGCTCACAAACGTGTTGAATATTTGAATATTAGTGAAGCCAGACGATTATCAATTGGCATACAATTGGTGAGAGATCCAG TAATGTTGTTATTGGACGAACCCACCCAAGGTCTGGATCCCTTAAGTGCCTATTTGCTCATTTCGATATTATCGAATACTGCCAAAAAGACTGGTTGTGGCATTCTTTTGTCATTGGAGAAACCTCGATCTGATGTATTTCCATTTTTGGATCGAGCTTTATTCCTATGTTTGGGAGGTGTTGTATATTCTGGTGGTACTCGAGCCATGTTAGAATATTTTCATGGCATAGGATTTCCATGTCCCCAATTGGAAAATCCTCTAATGTATTATCTCTGCTTATCGACGGTGGATCGGCGAAGTCGAGATCGTTTTGTTGAATCAAGTCAACAAATTGAAGCTCTTGTTGAACGATTTTCAAGAGAAACACCCATGTCTGATGGTCCCGTTAACAATATGGGCAGTGGAAAGGTACCATTGGCATATGGTAAACCTGGTGAATTGAAAGTATGGGTGATGTTGTATTT aaaattattggctTCTACATTTGCATGTGGCACAGCAGGGATGAAGACATTATTCCTGCGTCTTTTCATATTACCCTTGGCCATGAGTTTAATGTGGCTATTCTACACCAATGTTGGA gaTGACTCGCATGGTTTCTTTACCAAGAATGGTTTGATACTCAATGTTATCGGTTTGGCCTATGGATGTGGAATTTTATGCACTATAACATTGT TTCCTATATGGCGTAAACGATTTTCACAGGATACACCAGAGGGTCTCTATTCGGGAGCCACACTGCTGATAGCCTACAATTCGGTATCGATTCCATTTTCATTGATATCTTCAATTGTAGCCAGTGTCGTTATATATCC TTTATTACTGGATTCAAAATTCCCTAACGGAACCACATTTGCTTATCTAATGGTTGCCCTATGGTCGAGTTTCGTATTAGCCGAACAATTGAGTATATCATTCCTGTTGGTAGTTAAAGTTCCATTTAATGCTGCCATTGCTGTTACCTATATCCTGGTCATATCCATTGCCTTGGCCAGTGGCACTGTACG ATCATTTAAAGGCCTTCAACCATGGCTACAGGATAACACCAAGGGAACTCATACCCGTTATGCTTCATCGTTGTTGCACAGTATAACAATTCAAACAAGAAATATGAACTGTACACCCACTGCCTCAGTTATATGCCCCAAGCCAGCGGACTTTCTACATGAACGTTTGGGATTGGCTGATCCAGAT GAAACAATTGATGTTGTGGCTTCTTGTGCCTTTGCTGTCGGTTTGGCTGCGTTCAATATGTTGCTCTATATGTTTCCAATACCACGATGTGTACgacaaaagtttagagactga
- the LOC142222078 gene encoding ATP-binding cassette sub-family G member 5 isoform X2, with protein sequence MAILGSKGSGKRALLDVIARRAEGSTRGQVLLNGSPLTKALFQQRCGYVTQSCTFIPGLTVAQTLHYTPTILSGYLKSSKVRQVLADLALSQVAHKRVEYLNISEARRLSIGIQLVRDPVMLLLDEPTQGLDPLSAYLLISILSNTAKKTGCGILLSLEKPRSDVFPFLDRALFLCLGGVVYSGGTRAMLEYFHGIGFPCPQLENPLMYYLCLSTVDRRSRDRFVESSQQIEALVERFSRETPMSDGPVNNMGSGKVPLAYGKPGELKVWVMLYLKLLASTFACGTAGMKTLFLRLFILPLAMSLMWLFYTNVGDDSHGFFTKNGLILNVIGLAYGCGILCTITLFPIWRKRFSQDTPEGLYSGATLLIAYNSVSIPFSLISSIVASVVIYPLLLDSKFPNGTTFAYLMVALWSSFVLAEQLSISFLLVVKVPFNAAIAVTYILVISIALASGTVRSFKGLQPWLQDNTKGTHTRYASSLLHSITIQTRNMNCTPTASVICPKPADFLHERLGLADPDETIDVVASCAFAVGLAAFNMLLYMFPIPRCVRQKFRD encoded by the exons ATGGCTATATTGGGTTCGAAAG gcAGTGGAAAACGTGCACTTTTGGATGTTATTGCCCGTAGAGCTGAAGGTTCAACGAGAGGTCAAGTTTTACTTAATGGTTCGCCATTGACAAAGGCTTTGTTTCAACAACGATGTGGTTATGTTACACAATCATGCACTTTTATACCAGGATTAACAGTTGCTCAAACCCTACACTATACTCCTACAATA ctttCAGGATATTTAAAAAGCTCAAAAGTGCGTCAAGTATTAGCCGATTTGGCTTTATCACAGGTTGCTCACAAACGTGTTGAATATTTGAATATTAGTGAAGCCAGACGATTATCAATTGGCATACAATTGGTGAGAGATCCAG TAATGTTGTTATTGGACGAACCCACCCAAGGTCTGGATCCCTTAAGTGCCTATTTGCTCATTTCGATATTATCGAATACTGCCAAAAAGACTGGTTGTGGCATTCTTTTGTCATTGGAGAAACCTCGATCTGATGTATTTCCATTTTTGGATCGAGCTTTATTCCTATGTTTGGGAGGTGTTGTATATTCTGGTGGTACTCGAGCCATGTTAGAATATTTTCATGGCATAGGATTTCCATGTCCCCAATTGGAAAATCCTCTAATGTATTATCTCTGCTTATCGACGGTGGATCGGCGAAGTCGAGATCGTTTTGTTGAATCAAGTCAACAAATTGAAGCTCTTGTTGAACGATTTTCAAGAGAAACACCCATGTCTGATGGTCCCGTTAACAATATGGGCAGTGGAAAGGTACCATTGGCATATGGTAAACCTGGTGAATTGAAAGTATGGGTGATGTTGTATTT aaaattattggctTCTACATTTGCATGTGGCACAGCAGGGATGAAGACATTATTCCTGCGTCTTTTCATATTACCCTTGGCCATGAGTTTAATGTGGCTATTCTACACCAATGTTGGA gaTGACTCGCATGGTTTCTTTACCAAGAATGGTTTGATACTCAATGTTATCGGTTTGGCCTATGGATGTGGAATTTTATGCACTATAACATTGT TTCCTATATGGCGTAAACGATTTTCACAGGATACACCAGAGGGTCTCTATTCGGGAGCCACACTGCTGATAGCCTACAATTCGGTATCGATTCCATTTTCATTGATATCTTCAATTGTAGCCAGTGTCGTTATATATCC TTTATTACTGGATTCAAAATTCCCTAACGGAACCACATTTGCTTATCTAATGGTTGCCCTATGGTCGAGTTTCGTATTAGCCGAACAATTGAGTATATCATTCCTGTTGGTAGTTAAAGTTCCATTTAATGCTGCCATTGCTGTTACCTATATCCTGGTCATATCCATTGCCTTGGCCAGTGGCACTGTACG ATCATTTAAAGGCCTTCAACCATGGCTACAGGATAACACCAAGGGAACTCATACCCGTTATGCTTCATCGTTGTTGCACAGTATAACAATTCAAACAAGAAATATGAACTGTACACCCACTGCCTCAGTTATATGCCCCAAGCCAGCGGACTTTCTACATGAACGTTTGGGATTGGCTGATCCAGAT GAAACAATTGATGTTGTGGCTTCTTGTGCCTTTGCTGTCGGTTTGGCTGCGTTCAATATGTTGCTCTATATGTTTCCAATACCACGATGTGTACgacaaaagtttagagactga
- the LOC142222079 gene encoding uncharacterized protein LOC142222079 gives MIFKCNMLRINLYMCTFICAIILSVTNTILGQESSFFKKPWPTYSLQNMPQTRFTCHDKILGGYYADPETQCQMFHVCVKVGGVGVQDFRFLCPNSTAFDQEAQICANWADVDCEQAVLYYGSDNFDLYRIGSGFESKRAPLAEEDESTFHLQRAETGDIRGYKQTTVDQKSRPDQPPNYTRQYETVTRGGTFNSQRSNNNQNYVNGPNEVVADKKKKAKTDVTKKPAIVSYYTPTSTSTTKTISTTTSTTERYSLNDDSKQDLDDIFKGSHSSHFFSNRNGGREDDFVDHPVARQQKPNDFNDFSKKSEATTIGKSRVTPTRTRRPTQATSTTSLATSTTTTTAPKVTKKVTPNSYYNTDFYDYSLYKSTTSAVTGSSTTTVTTPKPAQNNAVNRFNLGYNDYQTQLFVQPTTYNPNRLKATTPKYSETNRGDKTTQTNEAFSKKLQKFEQTQTKLQPQNSSYVNLNEFSEFAKIKPQAPQPFQPKAPAKTFEAPKRTDIEPQYQRSRGQSARNSNQQPEPFRPAPTRASVNTKATTTEKVKEKVAASFADTKPRGFVSRGSINYKASTQRNSETYPTVSANNYKKFSTLVPKEKYDPTTFKPSTYKKPYENNGYQAQQTIRPQNKPQKAVTASVSTTAYTTANPYYNIDEDDGQYHPELYEQDFPRSKLNLQRSSSSTTSTTTPTKSSTTLKPQYQNPATHLKSQQQTSFLKEQSAFNNEFSDEDELFNIAQSLNFGAASINKLRADIIKAEKTSQQYNSHYNPLNSLTSPTASSSTTPASSTTTYFTYPSYSSTSTQQQTTPRTSTTYTANVYSSPTVVSSTTTRRPTSTTSYTSTTPYPFNITKSGKHADKTDKKSKKNESKKKTSKRPPHADEDTSYDYAYYDTDTLSESPQEYPEYEIQEFAKTRKN, from the exons gtccaagattttcgatttttatgcCCGAATAGTACGGCATTCGATCAAGAGGCCCAAATCTGTGCCAATTGGGCCGATGTCGATTGTGAACAAGCTGTGCTCTATTATGGCAGTGACAATTTTGATTTGTATCGCATTGGGTCAGGTTTCGAAAGCAAGCGAGCTCCATTAGCCGAAGAAGATGAGTCAACGTTCCATTTGCAGCGTGCGGAAACGG GTGATATAAGAGGCTACAAACAAACGACTGTAGATCAAAAATCACGCCCCGACCAGCCACCCAATTACACCAGACAATATGAAACGGTAACGCGTGGTGGTACTTTTAATAGCCAACGTAGCAACAACAACCAAAACTATGTGAATGGTCCAAATGAGGTGGTCGCCGATAAGAAGAAGAAGGCCAAAACGGATGTTACCAAGAAACCAGCCATTGTCAGCTATTATACACCAACTTCAACGTCTACCACAAAGACGATATCAACAACCACTAGTACAACAGAACGTTATAGCCTTAATGATGATTCCAAAC AAGACTTGGATGACATTTTCAAGGGTTCTCATAGTTCTCATTTCTTTTCCAATCGTAATGGAGGCCGAGAAGATGACTTTGTGGATCATCCAGTGGCTAGACAACAGAAGCCCAATGATtttaatgatttctctaaaaaatccgAGGCCACTACTATTGGTAAGTCAAGGGTAACACCAACAAGGACTAGACGACCAACACAGGCAACATCCACCACGAGTTTAGCAACCAGTACCACAACAACAACGGCCCCTAAGGTTACGAAAAAGGTTACACCCAATTCTTATTACAATACCGATTTCTATGATTATTCCCTATACAAGTCAACCACATCTGCGGTGACAGGTAGTTCCACCACCACTGTAACCACTCCGAAGCCAGCCCAAAATAATGCTGTAAATCGTTTCAATCTGGGCTACAATGATTATCAGACCCAACTCTTTGTTCAACCTACCACCTATAATCCCAATCGTTTAAAGGCTACCACACCTAAATATAGCGAAACAAACCGGGGAGACAAGACAACCCAAACAAATGAGGCCTTTAGTAAGAAACTTCAAAAATTCGAGCAAACCCAAACTAAGTTACAGCCCCAAAATAGTAGCTATGTGAATTTGAATGAATTTAGCGAATTCGCTAAGATTAAACCCCAAGCACCGCAACCCTTCCAACCCAAAGCTCCCGCCAAGACTTTTGAAGCTCCCAAGAGAACAGATATAGAACCACAATATCAACGTTCTCGAGGTCAATCGGCTCGTAATAGTAATCAACAACCTGAACCTTTTAGGCCAGCACCCACTCGTGCCAGTGTGAATACCAAGGCAACAACAACggaaaaagttaaagaaaaggTTGCGGCATCGTTTGCAGATACCAAACCTAGAGGTTTTGTAAGTCGTGGTAGCATTAACTATAAGGCTTCCACTCAGAGAAACAGTGAAACCTATCCCACAGTTTCGgcaaacaattacaaaaaattttccaccctagtgcccaaggaaaaatatgaTCCCACCACCTTCAAGCCCTCGACATATAAGAAGCCCTATGAAAATAATGGTTACCAAGCTCAGCAAACCATTAGACCACAAAATAAACCCCAAAAGGCCGTAACAGCATCCGTGAGCACTACTGCATATACTACAGCTAATCCTTATTACAACATCGATGAAGATGATGGTCAATATCATCCGGAATTATATGAACAAGATTTTCCACGTAGTAAATTGAATTTGCAAAGATCTAGTTCTTCGACCACCAGTACTACTACGCCAACCAAGAGTTCCACCACTTTGAAGcctcaatatcaaaatcctgcCACCCATCTAAAGAGTCAACAACAAACCTCTTTCCTCAAAGAGCAATCGGCTTTCAATAATGAATTCAGTGACGAGGATGAACTCTTTAATATAGCTCAATCGTTGAACTTTGGAGCGGCTAGTATCAATAAATTAAGGGCTGATATTATAAAGGCCGAAAAGACATCACAGCAATATAACTCCCACTATAATCCCCTGAATTCACTAACTAGTCCCACGGCCAGTAGCAGTACAACACCAGCTTCAAGTACCACAACCTATTTCACCTATCCTTCGTATTCCAGCACATCTACACAACAACAGACCACCCCACGTACTAGTACCACATATACAGCAAATGTCTATAGTAGTCCCACGGTAGTGAGTAGTACTACCACTAGAAGACCTACTTCTACCACTAGCTATACATCAACTACTCCTTATCCCTTCAATATCACCAAGAGTGGTAAGCATGCAGATAAAACggataaaaaatcgaaaaagaatGAAAGTAAAAAGAAAACCTCTAAGAGGCCACCCCATGCCGATGAAGATACCAGTTACGATTATGCCTATTACGATACGGATACTTTGAGTGAATCACCTCAAGAATATCCAGAATATGAAATACAAGAGTTTGCTAAAACAAGAAAGAATTAA